The following proteins come from a genomic window of Canis lupus dingo isolate Sandy chromosome 20, ASM325472v2, whole genome shotgun sequence:
- the SEMA6B gene encoding semaphorin-6B: MRTPRAPPPRPAPLLLLLLLGGANGLFPEEPPPLSVAPRDYLNHYPVFVGSGPGRLTPAEGAEDLHIQRVLRVNRTLFIGDRDNLYRVELEPPTTTELRYQRKLTWRSNPSDINVCRMKGKQEGECRNFVKVLLLRDESTLFVCGSNAFNPVCANYSMDTLQPLGDNISGMARCPYDPKHANVALFSEGMLFTATVTDFLAIDAVIYRSLGDRPTLRTVKHDSKWFKEPYFVHAVEWGSHIYFFFREIAMEFNYLEKVVVSRVARVCKNDLGGSPRVLEKQWTSFLKARLNCSVPGDSHFYFNVLQAVTGVVSLGGRPVVLAVFSTPSNSIPGSAVCAFDMTQVAAVFEGRFREQKSPESIWTPVPEDQVPRPRPGCCAAPGMQYNASSAFPDEILNFVKTHPLMDEAVPSLGHAPWIVRTLMRHQLTRVAVDVGAGPWGNHTVVFLGSEVGTVLKFLIWPNASTSGTTGPSVFLEEFETYRPDRCGRSGGGEAGRRLLSLELDAASGGLLAAFPRCVVRVPVARCQQYSGCMKNCIGSQDPYCGWAPDGSCIFLSPGTRGTFEQDVSGASTAGLGDCTGLLRASLAEERAGLVSVNLLVTSSVAAFVVGAVVSGFSVGWYVGLRERRELARRKDKEAILAHGGGEAVLSVSRLGERRAAGPGGRGVGGVGGVGGAGGPPEALLAPLMQNGWAKATLLQGGPHDLDSGLLPTPEQTPLPQKRLPAPHPHGLGARAWEHGHPLLSASASSSLLLLAPARAPEPPPAAPAAPAAPAPGEPAPDARLYARPGRASHGDFPLTPHASPDRRRVVSAPTGPSDPAAAAAAAAADGLPRPWSPPPTGSLRRPGPHGPPPAALRRTHTFNSGEGRPGDRPRGRHARPATDLAHLLAYGGTDRTAPPVP; the protein is encoded by the exons ATGCGGACCCCGCGAGCGCCCCCTCCTCGCCCGGCCCCACTGCTCCTACTGCTGCTACTGGGGGGAGCCAACGGCCTCTTCCCCGAGGAGCCGCCGCCGCTTAGCGTGGCCCCCAGGGACT ACCTGAACCACTACCCCGTGTTCGTGGGCAGCGGGCCAGGACGCCTGACCCCAGCAGAGGGTGCTGAAGACCTCCACATCCAGCGAGTCCTGCGGGTCAACAGGACCCTGTTCATCGGGGACAG GGACAACCTGTACCGGGTGGAGCTGGAGCCCCCCACGACCACGGAGCTGCGGTACCAGCGG aAACTGACCTGGCGCTCCAACCCCAGTGACATCAACGTGTGTCGCATGAAGGGCAAGCAGGAG GGCGAGTGTCGAAATTTTGTAAAGGTGCTGCTTCTTCGGGACGAATCCACGCTCTTTGTGTGCGGTTCCAACGCCTTCAACCCCGTGTGCGCCAACTACAGC ATGGACACACTGCAGCCCCTCGGTGACAACATCAGCGGCATGGCCCGTTGCCCGTACGATCCCAAACATGCCAACGTTGCCCTCTTCTCTG AAGGGATGCTCTTCACCGCCACGGTGACCGACTTCCTAGCCATCGATGCTGTCATCTACCGCAGCCTGGGGGACCGGCCCACTCTGAGAACCGTGAAACACGACTCCAAGTGGTTCAAAG AGCCCTATTTTGTCCATGCCGTGGAGTGGGGCAGCCACATCTACTTCTTCTTCCGGGAGATCGCGATGGAGTTTAACTACTTGGAGAAG GTGGTGGTATCCCGCGTGGCCCGGGTGTGCAAGAATGACCTGGGAGGCTCCCCTCGGGTGCTGGAGAAACAGTGGACGTCCTTCCTGAAGGCGCGGCTCAACTGCTCTGTGCCTGGGGACTCCCACTTCTACTTTAACGTGCTGCAGGCCGTCACGGGTGTGGTCAGCCTGGGGGGCCGACCCGTGGTCCTCGCTGTGTTCTCCACCCCCAGCAACAG CATCCCTGGCTCGGCTGTCTGCGCCTTTGACATGACTCAGGTGGCTGCTGTGTTTGAAGGCCGCTTCCGTGAGCAGAAGTCCCCTGAGTCCATCTGGACACCCGTGCCGGAGGACCAGGTGCCACGGCCCCG GCCTGGGTGCTGTGCGGCTCCCGGCATGCAGTACAATGCCTCCAGCGCCTTCCCCGATGAGATCCTCAACTTTGTCAAGACCCACCCCCTGATGGACGAAGCGGTGCCCTCTCTGGGCCACGCGCCCTGGATCGTGCGGACTCTAATGCG GCACCAGCTGACGCGAGTGGCTGTGGACGTGGGCGCTGGCCCCTGGGGCAACCACACCGTTGTCTTCCTGGGTTCCGAGGTGGGCACCGTCCTCAAGTTCCTCATCTGGCCCAATGCCAGCACCTCAGGCACCACTGGGCCCAGTGTCTTCCTGGAGGAGTTTGAGACCTACCGGCCAGACAG GTGTGGACGGTCGGGCGGCGGTGAGGCAGGGCGCCGGCTCTTAAGCCTGGAGCTGGACGCAGCCTCAGGTGGCCTGCTGGCAGCCTTCCCCCGCTGTGTGGTCCGCGTGCCGGTGGCCCGCTGCCAGCAGTACTCAGGGTGCATGAA GAACTGTATCGGCAGTCAGGACCCCTACTGCGGGTGGGCCCCCGACGGCTCCTGCATCTTCCTCAGCCCTGGCACCAG AGGCACCTTCGAGCAGGACGTGTCCGGGGCCAGCACGGCGGGCTTAGGGGACTGTACAG gACTCCTGCGGGCCAGCCTGGCGGAGGAGCGCGCGGGGCTGGTGTCGGTGAACCTGCTGGTGACGTCGTCCGTGGCGGCCTTCGTGGTGGGCGCCGTGGTGTCCGGCTTCAGCGTGGGCTGGTACGTGGGCCTCCGCGAGCGGCGGGAGCTGGCGCGCCGCAAGGACAAGGAGGCCATCCTGGCCCACGGCGGCGGCGAGGCCGTGCTGAGCGTGAGCCGGCTGGGCGAGCGGCGggcggccgggcccgggggcCGCGGCGTGGGCGGCGTGGGCGGCGTGGGCGGCGCCGGGGGGCCCCCCGAGGCCCTGCTGGCCCCGCTGATGCAGAACGGCTGGGCCAAGGCCACGCTGCTGCAGGGCGGCCCCCACGACCTGGACTCGGGGCTGCTGCCCACGCCCGAGCAGACGCCGCTGCCGCAGAAGCGCCTGCCCGCGCCGCACCCCCACGGCCTGGGCGCGCGCGCCTGGGAGCACGGCCACCCGCTGCTCTCGGCCTCCGCCTCGTCGTCCCTGCTGCTGCtggcgcccgcccgcgcccccgagccgccgcccgccgcccccgccgcccccgccgcccccgcgcccggcgAGCCCGCGCCCGACGCGCGCCTCTacgcccggcccggccgcgccTCGCACGGCGACTTCCCGCTCACCCCGCACGCCAGCCCGGACCGCCGGCGCGTGGTGTCGGCGCCCACGGGCCCCTCggaccccgccgccgccgccgccgccgccgccgccgacgGCCTCCCGCGGCCCTGGAGCCCGCCGCCCACCGGCAGCCTGCGGAGGCCCGGCCCCCacggcccgccgcccgccgccctgcGCCGCACGCACACGTTCAACAGCGGCGAGGGCAGGCCCGGCGACCGCCCCCGCGGGCGCCACGCGCGGCCCGCCACGGACTTGGCGCACCTCCTCGCCTACGGGGGCACGGACAGGACTGCGCCCCCCGTGCCCTAG